Proteins encoded together in one Vigna angularis cultivar LongXiaoDou No.4 chromosome 5, ASM1680809v1, whole genome shotgun sequence window:
- the LOC108319079 gene encoding uncharacterized protein LOC108319079, with protein sequence MAFYTDNDPIICRAFSLSLKDEALEWYHTLPQNSVDCFATVEALFRKQYATNRRLEMTPAELLYVDPPKSMEELQATIAKFIRIEDLRNSRKKQQHESPNNSTKKDIKWSSNDYKTDRPPRKESGWTPKYDHYTSLSAPRAKVLEEALHAEFLTVRRKATPKNVDGSEACRLHLNHGHDTEECNMVKYELKRLIRAGYLQKYIKERTSTRAATPCRKETSRRSPERSPPRDDRRRRRSRSQP encoded by the exons ATGGCGTTCTACACGGATAACGATCCCATTATTTGCAGAGCCTTTTCGTTGTCCCTAAAAGATGAGGCACTCGAGTGGTACCACACTCTTCCTCAAAATTCGGTGGACTGCTTCGCCACCGTAGAAGCTCTCTTTCGAAAACAGTATGCTACCAACAGAAGACTGGAGATGACTCCTGCTGAGCTC CTGTATGTAGATCCTCCAAAGTCTATGGAGGAACTCCAAGCAACGATCGCGAAATTCATTCGCATTGAGGACCTCAGGAACTCCAGGAAAAAGCAACAACATGAAAGTCCGAACAATAGTACCAAAAAAGACATAAAATGGTCGTCCAACGACTATAAAACTGATCGACCCCCTCGAAAAGAGTCGGGGTGGACACCCAAATACGATCATTATACATCCCTCAGCGCACCCAGGGCGAAGGTGCTCGAAGAGGCACTGCACGCAGAATTCCTCACCGTTCGACGGAAGGCTACTCCAAAGAATGTTGATGGCAGTGAAGCGTGTCGACTTCATCTGAACCATGGTCATGATACAGAAGAATGTAACATGGtgaaatatgaattaaaaagaCTCATCCGCGCGGGATATCTCCAAAAATACATAAAGGAGAGAACATCCACCAGAGCGGCAACTCCCTGCCGGAAGGAAACCTCCCGGCGAAGTCCCGAACGATCACCTCCCAGGGATGACCGACGAAGGCGACGATCCCGGAGCCAACCCTGA